A single region of the Pseudomonas granadensis genome encodes:
- a CDS encoding alpha/beta fold hydrolase → MQSSSNLFPVALISAERRGDLSEDVYRLKPGNSPDWSVEIAVTRLGMADDSAPRGVPVILLHGSFSNRRFWFSPKGLGLGAYLTRLGFDVWIPEMRGHGLSQRNEDYRRNRVADYARYDLPAIAAFVREQSGQIPHWIGHSLGGITLAAALGGEYLGEPAVASAAFFGTQVSRTYWPLKIPPLEWGSRFILKRFAQLSGSRLRRGPEDEPIGLAIESMRWYGLFGRFGDKDKDWWAGLADVRVPVLAVTAAGDHQDPAWACRKLFEQIGSEHKQFVNLGREQGFSDNFGHIEMLVSKAAQTEVWPLVARWLNDQQTPLLAQAADLAAAV, encoded by the coding sequence ATGCAAAGCAGCAGCAACCTGTTTCCTGTCGCCCTGATCAGCGCCGAACGGCGCGGTGATCTGAGCGAAGACGTGTATCGACTCAAACCCGGCAATAGCCCCGACTGGTCCGTGGAAATCGCCGTCACCCGCCTGGGCATGGCCGATGACTCGGCGCCGCGTGGCGTGCCGGTGATTCTGCTGCACGGCAGTTTTTCCAATCGACGTTTCTGGTTTTCCCCCAAAGGTCTGGGCCTGGGCGCGTACCTGACGCGGCTGGGTTTCGACGTGTGGATTCCAGAGATGCGCGGCCACGGTCTGTCGCAGCGTAACGAGGACTATCGGCGCAACCGGGTCGCCGACTACGCGCGTTACGATCTGCCGGCGATTGCCGCGTTCGTGCGTGAGCAAAGTGGGCAGATTCCGCACTGGATCGGCCATTCGCTGGGTGGGATTACCCTGGCGGCGGCGCTGGGCGGCGAATATCTGGGCGAACCGGCGGTGGCGTCGGCGGCGTTTTTCGGCACGCAGGTCAGCCGCACGTACTGGCCGCTGAAAATTCCGCCGCTGGAGTGGGGCAGTCGCTTCATTCTCAAGCGTTTCGCGCAGTTGTCCGGATCACGCCTGCGGCGCGGCCCGGAAGACGAACCGATCGGCCTGGCCATCGAAAGCATGCGCTGGTACGGCTTGTTCGGCCGCTTTGGCGACAAGGACAAGGATTGGTGGGCCGGGCTCGCCGATGTTCGGGTGCCGGTGTTGGCGGTGACGGCGGCGGGCGATCATCAGGACCCGGCATGGGCCTGTCGCAAGTTGTTCGAGCAGATCGGCTCCGAGCACAAGCAGTTCGTCAATCTGGGGCGCGAGCAAGGCTTCAGCGACAATTTCGGCCATATCGAAATGCTGGTCAGCAAAGCGGCGCAGACAGAAGTATGGCCTCTGGTGGCGCGCTGGCTGAACGATCAGCAGACGCCATTGCTGGCGCAAGCGGCGGATCTGGCCGCTGCGGTGTAA
- the sigX gene encoding RNA polymerase sigma factor SigX, which yields MNKAQTLSTRYDPRELSDEELVARSHTELFHVTRAYEELMRRYQRTLFNVCARYLGNDRDADDVCQEVMLKVLYGLKNFEGKSKFKTWLYSITYNECITQYRKERRKRRLMDALSLDPLEEASEEKAPKPEEKGGLDRWLVYVNPIDREILVLRFVAELEFQEIADIMHMGLSATKMRYKRALDKLREKFAGIAET from the coding sequence TTGAATAAAGCCCAAACGCTATCCACGCGCTACGACCCCCGCGAGCTCTCTGACGAGGAGTTGGTCGCGCGCTCGCACACCGAGCTTTTTCACGTAACGCGCGCTTACGAAGAATTGATGCGGCGTTACCAGCGAACATTATTTAATGTCTGTGCGAGATATCTTGGGAACGATCGCGACGCAGACGATGTCTGTCAGGAAGTGATGCTGAAGGTGCTGTATGGCCTGAAGAACTTCGAGGGGAAATCGAAGTTCAAAACCTGGCTTTACAGCATCACTTACAACGAATGCATCACGCAGTATCGGAAGGAACGGCGTAAGCGTCGCTTGATGGACGCTCTCAGCCTGGACCCTCTTGAAGAAGCGTCTGAAGAAAAGGCGCCGAAACCGGAGGAAAAGGGTGGGCTTGATCGCTGGCTGGTGTATGTGAATCCGATTGACCGCGAAATTCTGGTGCTACGATTTGTCGCAGAGCTGGAGTTTCAGGAGATCGCAGACATCATGCATATGGGTTTGAGTGCGACAAAAATGCGTTACAAACGCGCTCTAGATAAATTGCGTGAGAAATTTGCAGGCATTGCTGAAACTTAG
- the rraA gene encoding ribonuclease E activity regulator RraA, with the protein MNHYLTPDLCDAYPELVQVLEPMFSNFGGRDSFGGEIVTIKCFEDNSLVKEQAELDGTGKVLVVDGGGSLRRALLGDMIAEKAAKNGWEGMVIYGCIRDVDVLAQTDLGVQALASHPMKTEKRGIGDLNVAVTFAGVTFHPGHYVYADNNGVIVSPSPLQMPE; encoded by the coding sequence ATGAACCATTACCTTACGCCTGACCTGTGCGACGCCTACCCGGAGCTGGTGCAGGTGCTGGAACCGATGTTCAGCAATTTCGGCGGCCGTGATTCCTTCGGCGGCGAAATCGTGACCATCAAATGCTTCGAAGACAACTCGCTGGTCAAGGAACAGGCTGAACTCGACGGCACCGGCAAAGTGCTGGTGGTCGACGGCGGTGGCTCGCTGCGCCGTGCGCTGTTGGGCGACATGATTGCCGAAAAAGCTGCAAAAAACGGTTGGGAAGGCATGGTGATCTACGGTTGCATCCGTGACGTCGATGTCTTGGCTCAAACCGATCTCGGCGTGCAGGCGCTGGCCAGCCACCCGATGAAGACCGAAAAGCGCGGCATCGGCGACCTCAACGTCGCGGTGACCTTCGCCGGCGTGACTTTCCATCCGGGCCACTATGTCTATGCGGACAACAACGGCGTGATCGTTTCGCCGAGTCCGCTGCAGATGCCTGAATAA
- a CDS encoding CrfX protein, whose protein sequence is MHDPFEQSLRDMLNASPSSRDDDACLGRVLKTANRQVGAGDLFSLLGRWLPALMIALNNGSAHVSPVSRLRKPAVRTADKAD, encoded by the coding sequence ATGCACGATCCGTTTGAACAGTCTTTGCGCGACATGCTCAACGCCTCGCCGTCCAGCCGCGACGACGATGCCTGTCTGGGCCGCGTACTCAAAACCGCCAACCGCCAGGTCGGCGCCGGTGACCTGTTCAGCCTGCTGGGCCGCTGGCTGCCCGCGCTGATGATCGCCCTGAACAATGGCTCGGCGCATGTTTCGCCGGTTTCCCGTCTTCGTAAACCTGCTGTTCGCACTGCTGATAAGGCTGATTGA
- a CDS encoding mechanosensitive ion channel family protein, giving the protein MELDLWTQSLVTAMTALWTKVANFIPNLFGALVVLLLGFVVAKLLDTLLSKLLAKLGLDRLMGGTGLTKLMSRAGLQVPISTLIGKIVYWFVLLIFLVSAAESLGLERVSATLDMLALYLPKVFGAALVLLVGVLLAQLANGLVRGAAEGVGLDYASGLGRIAQGLVIIISISVAISQLEVKTDLLNHVIVIVLITVGLAVALAMGLGSREIAGQILAGIYVRELYEVGQQVRVGEVEGQIEEIGTVKTTLLTDEGELVSLSNRILLEQHVSSR; this is encoded by the coding sequence ATGGAACTTGATCTCTGGACTCAGAGCCTCGTCACTGCAATGACTGCGTTGTGGACCAAAGTCGCTAATTTCATTCCGAACCTGTTCGGCGCACTGGTTGTGCTGCTGCTGGGTTTCGTCGTGGCCAAGCTGCTCGACACCTTGCTCTCCAAGTTGCTGGCCAAATTGGGCCTCGATCGCCTGATGGGCGGCACGGGTCTGACCAAGCTGATGTCGCGTGCCGGGCTGCAAGTGCCGATCTCGACCCTGATCGGTAAAATCGTTTATTGGTTCGTTCTGCTGATCTTCCTGGTTTCTGCAGCAGAATCCCTTGGCCTTGAACGAGTTTCAGCTACGCTGGACATGCTGGCGCTGTATCTGCCAAAAGTTTTCGGCGCCGCGCTGGTGTTGCTGGTTGGTGTGTTGCTCGCGCAATTGGCCAACGGCCTGGTACGCGGAGCGGCGGAAGGTGTAGGTCTGGACTACGCTTCCGGGCTGGGGCGTATCGCGCAGGGTCTGGTGATCATCATCAGTATCTCGGTGGCGATCAGTCAGCTCGAGGTCAAGACCGACCTGCTGAACCATGTGATTGTCATCGTATTGATTACCGTTGGTCTGGCAGTTGCGCTGGCCATGGGTTTGGGAAGCCGGGAAATAGCCGGGCAGATTCTTGCGGGAATCTATGTGCGTGAGTTGTACGAGGTTGGGCAACAAGTGCGTGTTGGCGAGGTCGAAGGCCAGATCGAAGAGATCGGCACGGTTAAAACCACATTGCTGACCGATGAGGGTGAGCTAGTCTCTCTCTCCAATCGGATCCTGCTGGAACAGCATGTGAGTAGCCGCTAA
- the ppsA gene encoding phosphoenolpyruvate synthase, with amino-acid sequence MVEYVVSLDKLGKHDVEHVGGKNASLGEMISNLAGAGVSVPGGFATTAQAYRDFLELSGLNEQIHKALDALDVDDVNALAKTGAQIRQWIMDAEFPEKLNTEIRTAFAALSAGNPDVAVAVRSSATAEDLPDASFAGQQETFLNIRGVENVIRAAKEVFASLFNDRAISYRVHQGFDHKLVALSAGVQRMVRSETGTAGVMFTLDTESGFRDVVFITGAYGLGETVVQGAVNPDEFYVHKGTLEAGRPAILRRNLGSKAIKMIYGDEAKAGRSVKTVDVDKAERARFCLTDAEVSELAKQAMIIEKHYGCPMDIEWAKDGDDGKLYIVQARPETVKSRTQANVMERYLLKETGTVLVEGRAIGQRIGAGKVRIIKDVSEMDKVQPGDVLVSDMTDPDWEPVMKRASAIVTNRGGRTCHAAIIARELGIPAVVGCGNATQLLKDGQGVTVSCAEGDTGYIFEGELGFDIKKNSVDAMPELPFKIMMNVGNPDRAFDFAQLPNAGVGLARLEFIINRMIGVHPKALLNYDGLPQEIKESVDKRIAGYDDPVGFYVEKLVEGISTLAAAFAPKKVIVRLSDFKSNEYANLIGGKLYEPEEENPMLGFRGASRYISESFRDCFELECRALKRVRNEMGLTNVEIMVPFVRTLGEASQVVDLLAENGLARGDNGLRVIMMCELPSNAILADEFLEFFDGFSIGSNDLTQLTLGLDRDSGIIAHLFDERNPAVKKLLANAIQACNKAGKYIGICGQGPSDHPDLAKWLMEQGIESVSLNPDTVLETWFFLAEGQAPA; translated from the coding sequence TTGGTAGAGTACGTAGTTTCCCTCGATAAGCTCGGCAAACACGATGTTGAGCATGTGGGGGGCAAGAACGCATCCCTGGGCGAGATGATCAGTAACCTGGCAGGCGCCGGTGTTTCGGTCCCCGGCGGCTTCGCCACGACGGCTCAGGCCTATCGTGACTTCCTCGAACTGAGCGGCCTCAACGAGCAGATCCACAAGGCCCTCGACGCGCTCGACGTCGACGACGTCAATGCCCTGGCCAAGACTGGCGCGCAGATCCGTCAATGGATCATGGACGCCGAATTCCCTGAAAAACTCAACACCGAGATCCGCACCGCGTTCGCCGCGCTGTCGGCCGGCAATCCTGATGTCGCTGTGGCCGTGCGTTCCTCCGCCACCGCCGAAGACCTGCCGGACGCGTCCTTCGCCGGTCAGCAGGAAACCTTCCTGAACATCCGTGGTGTGGAAAACGTCATCCGCGCCGCCAAAGAGGTGTTCGCTTCGCTGTTCAACGACCGGGCGATTTCCTACCGCGTGCATCAGGGCTTCGACCACAAACTGGTTGCCCTGTCGGCGGGCGTGCAGCGCATGGTGCGTTCGGAAACCGGCACCGCTGGCGTGATGTTCACTCTCGATACCGAATCCGGCTTCCGTGACGTGGTGTTCATCACCGGCGCCTACGGCCTGGGCGAAACCGTCGTACAAGGCGCGGTCAACCCGGATGAGTTCTACGTACATAAAGGCACGCTGGAGGCCGGTCGTCCGGCGATCCTGCGTCGCAACCTGGGCAGCAAAGCCATCAAAATGATCTATGGCGACGAGGCCAAGGCCGGTCGTTCGGTCAAGACCGTCGATGTCGACAAGGCTGAACGCGCACGTTTCTGCCTGACCGACGCTGAAGTCAGCGAACTGGCCAAGCAGGCGATGATCATCGAGAAGCACTACGGCTGCCCGATGGACATCGAGTGGGCCAAGGACGGTGACGACGGCAAGCTGTACATCGTGCAGGCGCGTCCGGAAACCGTGAAAAGCCGCACCCAGGCCAACGTCATGGAACGTTACCTGCTGAAAGAAACCGGCACCGTGCTGGTAGAAGGTCGCGCCATCGGCCAGCGCATCGGCGCCGGCAAGGTGCGGATCATCAAAGACGTTTCCGAGATGGACAAGGTCCAGCCGGGCGACGTGCTGGTCTCCGACATGACCGACCCGGACTGGGAACCGGTGATGAAGCGCGCCAGCGCCATCGTTACCAACCGTGGCGGGCGTACCTGCCACGCGGCGATCATTGCTCGCGAGCTGGGCATTCCGGCCGTGGTCGGTTGCGGCAACGCCACCCAGCTGCTGAAGGATGGCCAAGGCGTGACAGTGTCCTGCGCCGAAGGCGACACCGGTTACATCTTCGAAGGTGAACTAGGCTTCGACATCAAGAAGAACTCCGTCGACGCCATGCCGGAGCTGCCGTTCAAGATCATGATGAACGTCGGCAACCCGGACCGCGCCTTTGACTTCGCGCAGCTGCCGAATGCCGGCGTCGGCCTGGCCCGTCTGGAATTCATCATCAACCGCATGATCGGCGTCCACCCGAAGGCGCTGCTGAACTACGACGGTCTGCCGCAGGAAATCAAGGAAAGCGTCGACAAGCGCATCGCCGGTTATGACGATCCAGTCGGTTTCTATGTCGAGAAACTGGTTGAAGGCATCAGTACTTTGGCTGCGGCGTTCGCACCGAAGAAAGTCATCGTGCGTCTGTCGGACTTCAAGTCCAACGAATACGCCAACCTGATCGGCGGCAAGCTCTACGAGCCGGAAGAAGAAAACCCGATGCTGGGCTTCCGTGGCGCTTCGCGTTACATCAGCGAATCGTTCCGCGACTGCTTCGAACTCGAATGCCGTGCGCTGAAACGTGTGCGCAACGAGATGGGCCTGACCAACGTCGAAATCATGGTGCCGTTCGTCCGTACGCTTGGCGAAGCCAGCCAGGTCGTGGACCTGCTCGCCGAAAACGGCCTGGCCCGTGGCGACAACGGTTTGCGCGTGATCATGATGTGCGAACTGCCATCCAACGCGATTCTGGCTGACGAATTCCTTGAGTTCTTCGACGGCTTCTCGATCGGTTCCAACGACCTGACTCAGTTGACCCTGGGCCTGGACCGCGATTCCGGTATCATCGCGCACCTGTTCGACGAGCGAAATCCGGCGGTCAAGAAGCTGCTGGCCAACGCGATCCAGGCTTGCAACAAGGCCGGCAAGTACATCGGTATCTGCGGTCAGGGCCCTTCGGACCACCCGGACCTGGCCAAATGGCTGATGGAGCAGGGCATCGAAAGCGTGTCGCTGAACCCGGACACCGTGCTGGAAACCTGGTTCTTCCTCGCTGAAGGTCAGGCCCCGGCTTGA
- a CDS encoding zinc transporter ZntB has protein sequence MFEEENAQWGLVHALVLDGKGGARSIARTELDDLQLQAHESLWLHWDRSHPQTQTWLRKSSGLNEFSCDLLLEENTRPRLLPLPESELLLFLRGVNLNPGAEPEDMVSVRIFASAQRVISLRLRPLRATDELLAQLAEGKGPRTASELILYLAQFLTNKVQDLVTCLSEIADEEEEKMDADERYTPEHVSVLHIRRRAAGLKRFLAPQRDIFGQLTRIKLPWFVDDDADYWNELNNSLTRYLEELELTRERVGLVLEAEDRRLSVRMNRTMYRFGIITCIFLPMSFFTGLLGINVGGIPFAESPYGFLIACLTVLAMALGQWWLFRRLRWV, from the coding sequence ATGTTCGAGGAAGAAAACGCGCAGTGGGGGCTGGTGCATGCCCTGGTGCTGGACGGTAAGGGCGGTGCGCGTTCGATAGCCCGGACGGAACTTGACGATCTGCAGCTGCAGGCGCACGAAAGCCTGTGGCTGCATTGGGATCGCAGCCATCCGCAGACCCAGACCTGGCTGCGCAAATCCAGCGGACTCAACGAGTTCAGCTGCGACCTGCTGCTGGAAGAGAACACCCGACCACGCCTGTTGCCGCTGCCCGAGTCCGAATTGCTGCTGTTTTTGCGCGGGGTCAACCTCAATCCGGGTGCCGAGCCGGAAGACATGGTGTCGGTGCGGATTTTCGCTTCCGCCCAACGGGTGATTTCCCTGCGTTTGCGGCCATTGCGGGCCACCGATGAATTGCTCGCGCAATTGGCCGAGGGCAAAGGCCCCAGGACGGCTTCCGAACTGATCCTTTATCTGGCGCAGTTCCTCACCAATAAAGTGCAGGATCTGGTCACCTGCCTCTCGGAAATCGCCGATGAGGAAGAAGAAAAAATGGATGCCGACGAACGGTATACCCCCGAGCATGTCTCGGTTTTGCACATCCGTCGCCGGGCGGCAGGGCTCAAGCGTTTTCTCGCGCCGCAACGGGATATTTTTGGCCAGCTGACGCGGATAAAACTGCCATGGTTCGTCGATGACGATGCCGATTACTGGAACGAACTGAACAACAGCCTGACCCGCTATCTGGAAGAGCTGGAATTGACCCGGGAGCGCGTGGGGCTTGTGCTGGAGGCCGAAGACCGGCGGTTGAGCGTGCGTATGAATCGCACGATGTATCGCTTCGGGATCATTACCTGCATCTTTTTGCCGATGAGTTTTTTCACCGGTCTGCTGGGTATCAATGTCGGCGGCATTCCGTTTGCTGAAAGCCCTTATGGCTTCCTGATCGCCTGCTTGACGGTGCTCGCCATGGCCCTGGGCCAGTGGTGGTTGTTCCGTCGTTTGCGCTGGGTATGA
- a CDS encoding OmpA family protein: MKLKNTLGLAIGSLIAATSFGALAQGQGAVEIEGFAKKEQFDSARNFKNNGNLFGGSIGYFLTDDVELRLGYDEVHNVRADDGKNVKGANTALDALYHFNNPGDMIRPYVSAGFSDQSIDQNGSNGRNRSTFANVGGGAKLYFTENFYARAGVEAQYNIDQGDTEWAPSVGIGVNFGGGSKPAAAPVPAPAEVCSDSDNDGVCDNVDKCPDTPANVTVDADGCPAVAEVVRVELDVKFDFDKSVVKPNSYGDIKNLADFMKQYPSTTTTVEGHTDSVGPDAYNQKLSERRANAVKQVLTNQYGVESSRVQSVGYGESRPVADNKTDAGRAVNRRVEAQVEAQAK; encoded by the coding sequence ATGAAACTGAAAAACACCTTGGGCTTGGCCATTGGTTCTCTGATTGCCGCCACTTCGTTCGGCGCTCTGGCACAAGGCCAAGGCGCAGTTGAAATCGAAGGCTTCGCCAAGAAAGAACAATTCGACAGCGCTCGTAACTTCAAGAATAACGGCAACCTGTTCGGCGGTTCGATCGGTTACTTCCTGACCGACGACGTAGAACTGCGTCTGGGCTACGACGAAGTGCACAACGTACGTGCCGACGATGGCAAGAACGTCAAAGGCGCTAACACCGCTCTGGACGCTCTGTACCACTTCAACAACCCAGGCGACATGATTCGTCCATACGTTTCGGCCGGTTTCTCTGACCAGAGCATCGACCAGAACGGTTCGAACGGTCGTAACCGTTCCACCTTCGCCAACGTTGGCGGCGGTGCCAAGCTGTACTTCACCGAGAACTTCTACGCCCGTGCTGGCGTTGAAGCTCAATACAACATCGACCAGGGCGACACCGAGTGGGCTCCTAGCGTCGGTATCGGTGTGAACTTCGGTGGCGGCTCCAAGCCTGCTGCTGCTCCAGTTCCAGCACCTGCTGAAGTCTGCTCCGACAGCGACAACGATGGCGTTTGCGACAACGTTGACAAGTGCCCGGACACCCCAGCCAACGTAACTGTTGACGCTGATGGCTGCCCAGCAGTTGCTGAAGTTGTTCGTGTTGAGCTGGACGTGAAATTCGACTTCGACAAGTCGGTCGTCAAGCCAAACAGCTACGGCGACATCAAGAACCTGGCTGACTTCATGAAGCAGTACCCATCCACCACCACTACTGTTGAAGGTCACACTGACTCCGTCGGTCCTGACGCTTACAACCAGAAACTGTCCGAGCGTCGTGCAAACGCCGTTAAGCAAGTTCTGACCAACCAGTACGGTGTTGAATCGTCCCGCGTTCAGTCTGTTGGCTACGGCGAATCCCGCCCAGTTGCTGACAACAAAACTGACGCTGGCCGTGCTGTTAACCGTCGCGTAGAAGCGCAGGTTGAAGCTCAAGCTAAGTAA
- the cobA gene encoding uroporphyrinogen-III C-methyltransferase — translation MNAKVWLVGAGPGDPELLTLKAVRALRAADVVLIDDLVNEAVLEHCPDARIISVGKRGGCRSTPQAFIHRLMLRYARHGKCVVRLKGGDPCIFGRGGEEAQWLRERGVEVELVNGITAGLAGATQCDISLTLRGIARGVTLVTAHTQDDSQLNWQALAQSGTTLVIYMGVAKLGEIREQLLAGGMAADTPVAMIENASLPQQRECRSDLSTMSEDARLFELKSPAILVIGAVAAATQSAQNDLPSVAMA, via the coding sequence ATGAATGCAAAAGTCTGGCTGGTGGGTGCAGGTCCTGGTGATCCGGAATTGCTGACCCTCAAAGCGGTACGCGCGTTGCGCGCGGCCGATGTGGTGCTGATCGACGACCTGGTCAACGAAGCGGTGCTGGAACACTGCCCTGACGCGCGGATCATCAGCGTGGGCAAACGTGGCGGTTGTCGCTCGACCCCGCAGGCGTTCATCCACCGGCTGATGCTGCGTTACGCGCGCCACGGCAAATGCGTGGTGCGGCTCAAGGGTGGCGATCCGTGCATTTTCGGCCGTGGCGGTGAAGAAGCGCAGTGGCTGCGCGAGCGCGGCGTCGAAGTGGAACTGGTCAACGGCATCACCGCGGGCCTGGCCGGCGCCACGCAATGCGATATTTCCCTGACCTTGCGCGGCATCGCAAGAGGCGTAACGCTGGTGACCGCGCACACTCAGGACGACAGCCAACTGAACTGGCAGGCACTGGCCCAGAGCGGGACGACGCTGGTGATCTACATGGGTGTGGCCAAACTGGGCGAGATTCGCGAGCAACTGCTGGCCGGAGGGATGGCGGCGGATACGCCGGTGGCGATGATCGAAAATGCTTCACTGCCGCAGCAGCGCGAATGCCGCAGTGACTTGAGCACCATGAGCGAAGATGCCCGACTGTTCGAGCTGAAAAGCCCTGCAATCCTGGTGATCGGGGCAGTCGCAGCCGCAACTCAGTCTGCGCAGAATGATCTGCCTTCGGTGGCGATGGCCTGA